Proteins encoded by one window of Bacteroidetes Order II. bacterium:
- a CDS encoding beta-lactamase family protein yields the protein MKYALSFLLLLLLFGVSKAQTTPGATAKNKAPSSGVEPATLNRQIPFNLTNPKMVGMDESRLQRTDSLILREIAANRLAGAVLFVAREGKTVRYQAYGMADVAAKIPMREDTIFRIASMSKAVTTAAIMILNEEGKLDLGDPLHKFIPAFKDMKVAYPNPDKTAPHKFITKPANRSITLLQLLTHTSGLGYGWGVGTEAWQAAGITGWFFADRNEKIGDVVEKMALLPLEAQPGESWVYGYSTDVLGRVVEIASGMSLDEFFEKKIFNPLGMKDSGFWLPSSKAGRFAPVYGLFDDGLRVVEDNANTQYLNGPKKCFSGGAGLISTAHDYGRFISMLLNNGSLDGVQVLAPKSVEMMRTNQVGDLYSTIGWGRKQGFGLGFWVNEQSGSGNRIGTAHAYGWGSAYYPIYTIDPKEKLVYVFLTQLMPSGNQRIADHLGTLIYQSVLTLY from the coding sequence ATGAAATACGCTTTATCCTTTTTGTTGTTGTTGCTGCTGTTTGGCGTTTCGAAGGCACAAACCACGCCGGGTGCCACAGCCAAAAATAAGGCTCCTTCTTCGGGAGTTGAACCTGCTACTCTAAACCGCCAGATACCCTTTAACCTCACCAATCCGAAAATGGTGGGTATGGATGAAAGCCGATTGCAGCGTACTGATAGCCTGATCTTGCGGGAAATTGCAGCAAACCGCTTGGCGGGTGCGGTTTTATTTGTGGCACGGGAGGGGAAAACCGTTCGATACCAAGCATATGGGATGGCGGATGTAGCAGCTAAAATCCCCATGCGAGAAGATACCATCTTCCGGATTGCCTCTATGTCTAAAGCAGTGACCACCGCCGCCATTATGATCCTGAATGAGGAAGGGAAACTCGATCTTGGTGATCCGCTTCATAAGTTTATTCCGGCATTTAAAGACATGAAAGTGGCGTATCCCAATCCAGATAAAACAGCACCTCATAAGTTCATAACAAAACCTGCCAACCGTTCTATTACCCTGCTCCAACTCCTGACCCATACTTCTGGATTGGGTTATGGCTGGGGCGTTGGAACAGAAGCCTGGCAAGCTGCGGGGATTACGGGGTGGTTTTTTGCAGACCGTAACGAAAAAATTGGGGACGTAGTGGAAAAAATGGCTTTGTTGCCGCTGGAAGCTCAGCCTGGTGAATCCTGGGTATATGGCTACTCTACAGATGTTTTGGGCCGAGTGGTCGAAATAGCCTCCGGTATGTCGTTAGATGAGTTTTTTGAGAAGAAGATTTTTAATCCCTTGGGTATGAAGGATAGTGGATTCTGGCTGCCTTCCAGCAAAGCCGGACGTTTTGCACCAGTCTATGGACTCTTTGATGATGGACTCCGGGTGGTGGAAGACAATGCAAATACCCAATACCTGAATGGACCAAAAAAATGTTTCTCTGGTGGTGCAGGCCTTATTTCCACAGCACATGACTATGGACGCTTTATCTCGATGCTCCTGAATAATGGATCATTAGATGGTGTTCAGGTACTGGCACCAAAATCTGTAGAGATGATGCGCACCAATCAGGTGGGCGACCTGTATAGCACCATTGGTTGGGGGCGAAAGCAGGGTTTTGGACTTGGATTTTGGGTGAATGAACAATCCGGAAGTGGAAACCGTATCGGAACAGCCCATGCGTATGGTTGGGGAAGTGCCTATTACCCAATCTATACCATTGATCCTAAAGAAAAACTAGTCTATGTTTTCCTTACTCAACTTATGCCTTCTGGTAATCAAAGAATCGCTGATCACTTGGGAACCCTCATCTATCAATCTGTTCTTACCTTATACTAA
- the hisH gene encoding imidazole glycerol phosphate synthase subunit HisH yields MKVALIKYNAGNIVSVVNALNRLGVEPVWTNDPEEIRTADRVIFPGVGEARASMQSVQENGIDILLPTLKQPVLGICVGLQLMCQHSEENDTPCLGIFDVAVRKFPTGSEKVPQNGWNSIHHLHSPLFLGIKEGSYVYYNNSFYAEEHPAAIATTHYVLPFSGALHRDNFYAVQFHPEKSGDVGAMILQNFLSLSL; encoded by the coding sequence TTGAAAGTCGCACTCATCAAATACAATGCCGGAAACATTGTCTCCGTTGTCAATGCCCTGAACAGACTGGGCGTAGAGCCGGTGTGGACAAACGATCCCGAAGAAATTCGTACCGCCGATCGGGTTATTTTTCCGGGAGTCGGGGAAGCCCGCGCCTCTATGCAATCGGTACAGGAAAACGGTATAGATATCCTTCTACCCACCTTGAAACAACCCGTTTTGGGCATTTGTGTGGGCCTCCAACTGATGTGCCAACACTCCGAAGAAAACGACACGCCTTGTCTCGGTATTTTTGATGTTGCCGTCCGGAAGTTCCCCACTGGCTCCGAGAAAGTCCCACAAAACGGCTGGAACAGCATCCATCACTTGCATTCACCGCTATTTTTGGGCATTAAAGAAGGCTCCTATGTGTATTATAACAATAGTTTTTATGCAGAGGAACACCCAGCAGCCATTGCCACCACACACTATGTTTTGCCCTTTAGCGGCGCGCTCCACCGCGACAATTTCTACGCGGTACAATTCCATCCCGAAAAGAGTGGCGATGTAGGCGCAATGATTTTGCAGAATTTTTTAAGCCTATCTTTGTAA
- the hisA gene encoding 1-(5-phosphoribosyl)-5-[(5-phosphoribosylamino)methylideneamino]imidazole-4-carboxamide isomerase: MEIVPAIDLIGGKCVRLTQGDFNRQKTYHEDPLEVAKMFEGAGITRLHLVDLDGARKKRVINHKVLENIAGKTGLVVDFGGGIQSDEDLKIAFSSGAAMITGGSIAIQNRALFLHWLVEYGPDKIILGADAKDGKVAVSGWQDLTEVALLPFIQSYLKEGVQYVICTDIAKDGAMRGPSLELYQRLLSECEGLKLIASGGVTHIEDLEKLRENGLHGAIIGKAIYEGTIQLSDLRRFVD; encoded by the coding sequence ATGGAAATAGTACCTGCCATAGACCTCATTGGGGGGAAGTGTGTTCGGTTAACACAAGGCGACTTCAATCGCCAAAAGACCTACCACGAAGACCCGCTCGAAGTGGCCAAAATGTTTGAGGGTGCAGGCATTACCCGCTTGCACTTAGTGGATTTGGATGGGGCGCGGAAAAAGCGTGTCATCAATCATAAAGTATTGGAAAACATCGCCGGAAAAACTGGCTTGGTCGTGGATTTTGGTGGTGGCATTCAATCCGATGAAGACCTAAAAATTGCCTTTTCGTCGGGTGCAGCTATGATTACAGGTGGAAGCATTGCCATTCAAAACCGCGCTTTGTTCCTACATTGGTTGGTGGAATATGGGCCTGATAAAATTATTTTGGGTGCCGATGCCAAAGATGGAAAAGTGGCCGTGAGTGGCTGGCAAGACCTGACTGAGGTGGCACTGTTGCCGTTTATCCAATCCTACCTAAAAGAAGGCGTGCAGTACGTCATCTGTACCGACATCGCCAAAGATGGAGCAATGAGGGGGCCTTCCTTAGAACTTTATCAGCGCCTACTCTCGGAATGTGAGGGTCTTAAGCTAATTGCAAGTGGTGGCGTTACCCACATCGAAGACCTCGAAAAATTGCGCGAAAATGGGCTTCACGGCGCGATTATCGGAAAGGCAATTTATGAAGGAACCATCCAATTATCCGACCTTCGCCGTTTTGTTGATTAA
- a CDS encoding aldehyde dehydrogenase family protein: MPRLSVPKTYKMLINGAYVRSERGYVSSQTDGTGKVIATYPLASRKDVREAVAAARKAQNGWAKRSAFNRSQILFRIAEMLETRRKGFEESLAQWLNFSEEEAVVELDAAIDRVFWYAGWADKYAQVFSSVNPVAAPFFNFTTPEPTGVVALFAPASSPLSGLVSVLMPVILSGNTAVLVADSVSPLSALDFAEVIGVSDVPNGVVNILTGQREELITPMANHMDINALAGFGLSAEEEKRITELAAANMKRIHFGKDNGKTDWQQVDNQSLYAVLPFVEFKTAWHPIGV, from the coding sequence ATGCCCCGACTTTCAGTGCCCAAGACCTATAAGATGTTAATTAATGGAGCTTATGTTCGTTCCGAACGTGGCTACGTAAGCTCCCAAACCGATGGAACAGGCAAGGTGATTGCAACATATCCACTAGCCTCCCGCAAGGATGTACGGGAGGCGGTTGCTGCGGCCCGAAAAGCGCAGAACGGCTGGGCAAAACGTTCGGCTTTTAACCGGAGCCAAATCCTTTTCCGGATTGCCGAAATGCTCGAAACGCGCCGTAAAGGTTTTGAGGAATCTTTGGCGCAATGGCTAAATTTTAGCGAGGAAGAGGCCGTTGTCGAACTAGATGCAGCGATTGATCGGGTTTTTTGGTATGCTGGCTGGGCCGATAAATATGCCCAAGTGTTCAGCAGTGTTAATCCTGTGGCGGCTCCTTTCTTTAACTTTACCACGCCCGAACCAACGGGGGTCGTCGCCCTCTTTGCACCTGCCTCTTCACCGCTATCCGGATTGGTCTCGGTGCTGATGCCCGTTATTCTTTCTGGTAATACGGCGGTTTTGGTTGCAGATTCGGTTTCTCCTCTTTCAGCCTTAGATTTTGCAGAGGTGATCGGCGTCAGCGATGTGCCCAATGGCGTGGTCAATATTCTTACAGGCCAACGGGAGGAACTGATCACCCCAATGGCAAATCATATGGACATAAATGCCCTTGCCGGATTTGGCCTTTCGGCTGAGGAAGAAAAACGGATAACCGAATTGGCCGCAGCCAATATGAAACGCATCCATTTTGGAAAAGATAACGGGAAGACCGATTGGCAACAAGTGGACAACCAGTCCCTCTATGCTGTATTACCATTTGTAGAGTTCAAAACTGCTTGGCACCCCATTGGCGTATGA
- a CDS encoding leucyl aminopeptidase family protein: MILRPVPQTRFEAIRFIAKDQTPSEVQRPLADFLAEEGEIQRYSHLNDSGWFLGLGEKPDAHTLRRVVRQFVHAYKTKLNDLGIMMPDGSLIEEKSALQAITEGIFLGLYDLGHWKTDPKKKSLAHIELVVPDVASAHASIALGQILAEATLSGMALINAPGNQLTPKHLAGNALQLANKTGFTTEIYTGDALKDMGLGGLVAVNAGSHHAAHFIIARYEPENATKTLGLVGKGVTFDTGGLNLKPSENMYMMKCDMGGAAIVLSAISAIAAAKLPIRVLVAIPATENKTGSNATLPGDVITLYNGKTVEVEDTDAEGRLILADALAYLVKNYETDYLLDFATLTGSCVMALGYHAAGLFTPNDALAAQLSESGETSGDRLWRLPLWEVYKKQIQSDIADLKNLGGRPAGAITAAKFLEAFTDQHPAWAHIDVAGTVYGDGPFGKMRHATGYGTRLVFDFAQRLAETPA; encoded by the coding sequence ATGATCCTCCGTCCCGTGCCCCAAACCCGTTTCGAGGCCATACGATTTATTGCCAAAGACCAGACTCCTTCAGAAGTCCAACGCCCTCTGGCCGATTTTTTGGCAGAAGAAGGCGAAATTCAGCGCTATTCACATTTAAACGATAGCGGCTGGTTTCTTGGTTTAGGGGAGAAACCCGATGCTCATACGCTTCGCCGCGTGGTACGCCAATTTGTCCATGCCTACAAAACCAAACTGAATGACCTTGGCATAATGATGCCCGATGGTTCCCTCATCGAAGAAAAAAGTGCCCTTCAAGCCATTACGGAAGGCATTTTCTTAGGGCTTTACGATCTGGGACATTGGAAAACCGATCCCAAAAAGAAGTCTTTAGCCCACATAGAACTGGTGGTACCAGATGTCGCCTCCGCCCATGCCTCTATTGCGCTTGGTCAGATTTTGGCAGAAGCCACACTTTCTGGCATGGCCCTCATCAATGCACCGGGGAACCAACTCACACCCAAGCATTTGGCAGGAAATGCCCTACAATTAGCGAATAAAACAGGCTTTACGACCGAAATTTATACGGGCGATGCCCTCAAAGATATGGGATTGGGCGGCCTTGTTGCGGTGAATGCCGGAAGCCATCATGCGGCGCATTTTATTATTGCCCGCTATGAGCCGGAAAATGCCACCAAAACGCTGGGGCTGGTTGGCAAAGGGGTGACGTTTGACACGGGCGGACTCAACCTCAAGCCCAGTGAAAACATGTATATGATGAAGTGCGATATGGGAGGCGCGGCCATTGTCCTCTCGGCGATAAGCGCCATTGCCGCCGCCAAGCTACCCATCCGCGTCCTCGTGGCCATCCCTGCCACCGAGAACAAAACAGGTTCTAATGCCACCCTTCCGGGCGATGTGATTACCTTATACAATGGCAAAACCGTCGAAGTAGAAGATACCGATGCCGAGGGGCGGCTTATCCTTGCAGATGCCTTGGCCTATTTAGTAAAAAATTATGAAACCGATTATCTACTTGATTTCGCAACACTTACAGGCTCTTGTGTGATGGCCTTGGGGTATCATGCCGCCGGATTATTCACCCCGAACGATGCCTTAGCCGCCCAACTTTCCGAAAGCGGAGAAACCTCCGGAGACCGCCTTTGGCGCTTACCGCTTTGGGAGGTGTATAAAAAGCAAATACAATCCGACATTGCCGACCTCAAAAACCTTGGAGGAAGACCAGCGGGGGCCATTACCGCTGCTAAATTTTTAGAAGCCTTCACAGATCAGCATCCGGCATGGGCACATATAGACGTGGCCGGAACGGTCTATGGCGATGGCCCTTTTGGCAAAATGCGCCATGCCACAGGTTATGGAACCCGTTTGGTTTTTGACTTTGCCCAACGATTGGCCGAGACTCCAGCCTAA
- the hisF gene encoding imidazole glycerol phosphate synthase subunit HisF produces MLTKRIIPCLDVKDGRTVKGINFVDLRDAGDAVELAQAYVEQGADELVFLDITATVENRGTLVALVKRVARVLNIPFTVGGGINTVGDASTLLYAGADKVSVNSAAVRNPNLVSEIANQFGSQFVVVAIDARRSEDDWVVYTHGGRAPTERRALEWAKEVEERGAGEILLTSMDHDGTKNGFALELTRLLSTNRSIPVIASGGAGKKEHFTDVFREGAADAALAASIFHFGEIPIPELKAFLAAGGITMRL; encoded by the coding sequence ATGCTCACCAAACGCATCATCCCCTGTTTAGACGTAAAAGACGGACGAACCGTAAAAGGGATCAATTTTGTGGATTTGCGCGATGCCGGAGATGCAGTAGAACTGGCGCAAGCGTATGTAGAACAAGGCGCAGACGAATTGGTGTTCTTGGACATTACCGCTACCGTCGAAAATCGAGGCACATTAGTTGCATTGGTTAAGCGTGTGGCCCGAGTCCTGAACATCCCCTTCACCGTCGGTGGTGGTATCAATACAGTTGGTGATGCCTCCACATTGCTTTATGCTGGCGCCGACAAAGTATCGGTAAACTCTGCGGCGGTTCGCAACCCTAATTTGGTTTCAGAGATTGCCAATCAATTTGGGTCACAATTTGTGGTGGTGGCCATAGATGCCCGCCGATCGGAAGACGACTGGGTGGTTTATACACACGGCGGACGTGCCCCCACCGAACGCCGCGCCTTGGAATGGGCCAAAGAGGTGGAAGAACGGGGCGCTGGCGAAATCCTTTTGACCTCGATGGACCACGACGGGACCAAAAATGGCTTTGCCTTAGAGCTAACCCGTTTACTCTCTACCAACCGGAGTATTCCAGTAATTGCTTCCGGTGGCGCGGGGAAAAAGGAACACTTTACCGATGTTTTCCGTGAAGGAGCCGCAGATGCCGCCTTGGCCGCCAGTATTTTCCACTTTGGCGAAATCCCAATACCTGAGCTTAAAGCCTTTCTTGCCGCTGGCGGGATCACGATGCGCCTTTAA
- a CDS encoding ATP phosphoribosyltransferase: MIRLAIQKSGRLSEDSLALIRECGIDLPDTKNKLRCVAHNFPVEILFLRDDDIPGYVADGTADLGIVGLNVVEETRKPVEIAEKLGFGTCRLSIAVPKTFEWTGLEALNGRRIATSYPNVLQDFLKNAGISASIHEISGSVEIAPGIGLADAICDLVSSGGTLLSNGLKEVQAILQSEAVIIRHAALSSEKTELLDQLKFRIRSVHRARNFKYILLNAPNEQVPEVIRLLPGMKSPTVLPLALSGWSSVHSVIQEDQFWEIIEGLKAAGAQGILVVPIEKMIL, translated from the coding sequence TTGATACGCCTTGCCATCCAAAAATCCGGACGTTTAAGTGAAGACTCCTTAGCACTGATCCGGGAATGCGGGATTGACCTGCCTGATACCAAGAATAAACTCCGGTGTGTGGCACACAATTTTCCGGTAGAAATCCTTTTTTTGCGTGACGACGACATTCCGGGCTATGTGGCAGACGGAACGGCTGATTTGGGCATCGTGGGCCTGAATGTGGTAGAAGAGACGCGGAAACCTGTAGAGATTGCGGAAAAATTAGGATTTGGCACTTGCCGACTTTCGATTGCGGTACCCAAGACATTTGAATGGACGGGCTTGGAAGCCCTGAACGGTAGGCGCATTGCCACTTCTTACCCCAATGTGTTACAAGATTTCCTTAAAAACGCCGGAATTTCAGCCAGCATTCATGAAATCAGTGGATCGGTAGAGATTGCACCTGGTATTGGGCTTGCAGATGCCATTTGCGATTTGGTAAGCTCTGGCGGAACATTATTGAGCAATGGCCTGAAAGAAGTGCAAGCCATTCTACAATCCGAAGCCGTTATCATTCGCCATGCGGCGTTGTCATCCGAAAAAACGGAATTATTAGACCAACTAAAGTTCCGCATTCGGTCGGTGCATCGGGCGCGGAATTTTAAATACATTCTGCTCAATGCCCCAAACGAACAAGTGCCGGAAGTGATCCGGCTCCTGCCCGGCATGAAAAGCCCGACGGTTTTGCCACTTGCCCTTTCGGGTTGGAGTTCGGTTCATTCGGTAATTCAAGAAGACCAGTTTTGGGAAATCATCGAGGGCCTAAAAGCTGCTGGCGCCCAAGGCATCTTGGTGGTTCCGATCGAGAAAATGATTTTATAA
- a CDS encoding amidohydrolase has translation MPKHLFHPPMKESLYISAIQTDLHWESPENNRKMLDEHLLGIDSATDVIVLPEMFTTGFSMNPAPYAEPPEGPTLAWMQAKAQAYNAALTGSFMVCDENHFYNRLFWVFPDGRYQSYDKRHLFRMAGEEQVYSSGNKQLIIEWKGWKICPLICYDLRFPVWSRNLGLAYDLLIYVANWPATRSLAWRALLPARAIENLSYVVGINRIGLDGNGKTYQGDSLISDYKGQILWDAGRTMNSVTYPLSHTALLEYRNKFPAHLDADQFNIFV, from the coding sequence ATGCCCAAGCATCTTTTTCACCCCCCTATGAAAGAAAGTTTATACATATCGGCCATCCAGACTGATCTTCACTGGGAATCTCCGGAAAACAACCGGAAAATGCTGGATGAGCACCTTTTGGGGATAGACTCGGCCACGGATGTGATTGTATTGCCAGAAATGTTCACAACGGGATTCTCCATGAATCCAGCGCCTTATGCCGAGCCACCAGAGGGCCCCACCCTTGCATGGATGCAGGCCAAGGCACAAGCCTATAACGCTGCACTCACGGGCAGTTTCATGGTATGTGATGAGAACCACTTTTATAACCGCCTTTTTTGGGTCTTTCCGGATGGACGGTACCAATCATATGATAAACGGCATTTATTCAGGATGGCTGGAGAAGAACAGGTTTATTCGTCAGGAAATAAGCAATTAATTATTGAATGGAAAGGCTGGAAAATATGCCCATTAATCTGTTATGATTTACGATTTCCGGTATGGAGTAGAAATCTTGGGCTGGCGTACGATCTTTTAATTTATGTGGCCAACTGGCCAGCGACGCGGTCTTTGGCTTGGCGTGCCCTATTGCCTGCACGAGCCATAGAGAACCTATCCTATGTTGTTGGAATTAATAGAATAGGTCTTGATGGCAATGGAAAAACATACCAAGGAGACTCGCTGATTTCAGACTACAAAGGCCAGATTCTTTGGGATGCGGGTAGAACAATGAACAGTGTCACCTATCCCTTATCTCATACCGCACTTCTGGAATATCGGAATAAATTTCCTGCTCATTTGGATGCCGACCAATTCAATATTTTTGTGTGA
- a CDS encoding DUF58 domain-containing protein, protein MNAFRDTFFTNRLYLVLGVVVVVLMLGHFTLALAILGRVALILVLGLVLLESLVLYLNPRPVSGERELPERFSNGDANTIGLVIRNGYAFRVHLEVIDEVPFQFQERYFNNRFSLAAAEEKAWSYTLRPVRRGVYHFGILNVLATTRLGLVQRRFRLAKEENVAVYPSFLQMRQFELYAISNRLTEAGVKRIRRIGRATNFEQIRAYVPGDEPKTVNWRATARRADLMVNQYEEEKAQQVFSVLDLGRNMEMPFEGMSLLDYAINATLVISNIAMLKQDKAGLVCFSDEKPLILPADRKKIHLQRIMDALYRLTTDFKESDFEKLYAYARQHIHQRSLLLLYTNFESLSGMKRRLRQLQLLAKQHLVVVIFFENTELSALTEALHQNVEHIYIQTIAEKVGFEKREVVRELKQYGIHTILTSPQNLTVSTINKYLELKARGLI, encoded by the coding sequence ATGAACGCGTTTCGTGATACCTTTTTCACCAATCGCTTGTATTTGGTGCTGGGCGTTGTGGTGGTTGTTTTAATGTTGGGCCATTTTACTTTGGCTTTGGCCATTCTAGGTAGGGTGGCTTTAATATTGGTGCTGGGTCTGGTGCTGCTGGAATCGCTTGTGTTGTACCTAAACCCAAGGCCCGTTTCTGGTGAGCGTGAACTTCCGGAGCGGTTTTCGAATGGGGATGCCAACACAATTGGTCTGGTTATACGCAACGGATATGCTTTTCGGGTGCATCTTGAGGTGATAGACGAAGTGCCTTTTCAGTTTCAAGAACGGTATTTTAACAACCGTTTTTCATTGGCTGCCGCCGAAGAGAAGGCGTGGTCTTATACCCTTCGGCCAGTGCGTCGAGGGGTTTACCATTTTGGCATTTTGAATGTATTAGCCACCACCCGATTAGGACTAGTACAACGTCGTTTCCGGTTAGCCAAGGAAGAGAACGTAGCCGTGTACCCCTCTTTCTTGCAAATGCGGCAGTTTGAGTTATATGCCATCTCAAACCGACTCACCGAGGCTGGTGTAAAACGTATTCGGCGTATAGGACGTGCGACCAACTTTGAACAAATTCGGGCCTATGTTCCGGGTGACGAGCCTAAAACCGTAAACTGGCGGGCGACGGCAAGACGAGCAGACCTAATGGTAAACCAATACGAAGAAGAAAAAGCCCAACAGGTGTTTAGTGTATTGGATCTTGGGAGAAATATGGAAATGCCTTTTGAGGGGATGAGTTTACTCGATTATGCCATAAATGCCACATTGGTCATTTCTAATATCGCCATGCTTAAGCAGGATAAAGCGGGCTTGGTATGTTTTTCAGATGAAAAGCCTTTGATTCTGCCAGCCGATCGGAAAAAAATCCACCTTCAACGGATCATGGATGCACTCTATCGGCTGACAACCGATTTCAAAGAATCTGATTTTGAAAAACTTTATGCCTACGCCCGACAACACATCCATCAGCGAAGCCTTTTACTACTTTATACCAACTTCGAGTCGCTTTCAGGCATGAAACGTCGGCTCCGGCAGTTGCAATTATTGGCCAAACAGCATCTGGTGGTGGTTATTTTTTTTGAGAATACGGAACTGAGCGCCCTCACAGAAGCCTTGCACCAAAATGTAGAGCACATCTACATACAAACCATTGCCGAGAAAGTGGGATTCGAGAAGCGAGAAGTGGTTCGGGAATTGAAACAATATGGCATTCACACCATCCTTACCTCACCTCAAAACCTTACGGTCTCTACGATTAATAAATACCTAGAGCTAAAAGCCCGAGGCCTGATCTGA
- a CDS encoding bifunctional phosphoribosyl-AMP cyclohydrolase/phosphoribosyl-ATP diphosphatase HisIE: MFNIENIDFEKSDDLVPAIIQDAKTAQVLMLGYMNQEAVQQTLSSGFVTFFSRSKNRLWTKGEESGNILKLIEIHLDCDQDTLLVKALPAGPTCHTGDDTCWGEKNKMDKLLFLRHLEGVIHHRKVATNIPSYTTSLFQKGINKIAQKVGEEAVELVIEAKDQNDDLFRGEAADLLFHFLVLLEAKEIPLDDVLAVLEARHQPS, encoded by the coding sequence ATGTTTAATATCGAAAACATAGATTTTGAAAAGTCCGACGACTTGGTTCCCGCCATTATCCAAGATGCAAAGACCGCTCAGGTACTCATGCTGGGCTATATGAACCAAGAAGCGGTGCAACAGACCTTATCTTCCGGCTTCGTCACGTTTTTCAGCCGGAGCAAAAACCGACTTTGGACTAAAGGCGAAGAGTCTGGAAATATACTCAAGCTCATTGAAATACACTTGGACTGCGACCAAGACACCTTGCTCGTTAAGGCATTGCCTGCTGGCCCTACCTGTCATACAGGCGATGATACCTGCTGGGGAGAAAAAAATAAAATGGATAAATTATTATTTCTAAGGCATTTAGAAGGAGTCATCCACCATCGAAAAGTAGCCACCAATATCCCGTCTTATACAACCTCCTTGTTTCAGAAAGGCATCAACAAGATTGCCCAAAAAGTGGGTGAGGAAGCCGTCGAATTGGTGATTGAGGCCAAAGACCAGAACGACGACTTGTTTAGAGGCGAGGCCGCCGATCTGCTTTTCCATTTTTTAGTCTTGCTCGAAGCCAAAGAAATTCCATTAGACGACGTTTTAGCTGTTTTAGAAGCACGCCATCAACCCTCCTAA